One Stenotrophomonas maltophilia DNA window includes the following coding sequences:
- a CDS encoding response regulator: MLLSKRFVEPRVLLIEDAEETQELSRLALESQACQVTAVSSAEAALGLLNAGEPFDLLFTDVCLGGISGIETANRVREHLPQLPILVTSGMDQHRVLPQLRAGIHFLPKPYSMSELLDAIRLCFRHAADATLMPPPQASAA; the protein is encoded by the coding sequence ATGTTGCTGTCCAAGCGCTTTGTGGAACCGCGCGTCCTGCTGATCGAGGACGCCGAGGAAACCCAGGAACTCAGTCGTCTCGCCCTGGAAAGCCAGGCCTGCCAGGTCACCGCTGTCAGCAGCGCCGAGGCCGCGCTGGGCCTGCTCAACGCTGGCGAACCATTCGACCTGCTGTTCACCGACGTCTGCCTGGGCGGCATCAGCGGCATCGAAACCGCCAACCGCGTGCGCGAGCACCTGCCGCAGCTGCCGATCCTGGTCACCTCCGGCATGGACCAGCACCGCGTGCTGCCGCAGCTGCGCGCCGGAATCCACTTCCTGCCCAAGCCGTACAGCATGAGCGAGCTGCTCGATGCCATCCGCCTGTGCTTCCGCCATGCAGCGGATGCCACGTTGATGCCGCCGCCGCAGGCCAGCGCGGCCTGA
- a CDS encoding alpha/beta hydrolase produces the protein MQRVRGWSVAACLAVSGCAMSVAPPATQNEAKESAATAAPGVVLPDTEALRVHDPVGRDYPIWVALPADYAAHPEKHYPVLYVTDALYSFPLVRSVRNMVGQKGVNIEDFILVGLPPQEGLTSKQSRSRDYTPSNPARTDPRDYSDDVSYGGAAHYRDFLAEHVLPMIDAHYRTDPARRAYAGHSYGGLFGAYVLTTRPDMFRTYILSSPSLWFDNHLVPRLQAEATAPAQSTTVVLSVGSFETVKPEPRYFTRNDMLRHNAEFAEQLRGSGRSLKVENMVIDDEDHFTVYPDMITRALLKVFPGTGPYSSG, from the coding sequence ATGCAGCGTGTGCGTGGATGGAGTGTGGCGGCCTGCCTGGCCGTGAGTGGTTGTGCGATGTCGGTGGCGCCACCGGCAACCCAGAATGAAGCGAAGGAAAGCGCGGCCACCGCCGCGCCGGGCGTGGTGCTGCCGGATACCGAGGCGCTGCGCGTGCACGATCCGGTCGGCCGCGATTACCCGATCTGGGTGGCACTGCCGGCCGACTATGCCGCGCACCCTGAAAAGCACTATCCGGTGCTGTACGTAACCGATGCGCTGTACAGCTTCCCGCTGGTGCGCAGCGTGCGCAACATGGTCGGGCAGAAGGGCGTCAACATCGAGGATTTCATCCTGGTCGGGCTGCCGCCGCAGGAGGGCCTGACTTCGAAGCAGAGCCGTTCGCGTGATTACACCCCCAGCAATCCGGCGCGTACCGACCCGCGCGACTACAGCGATGACGTCAGCTACGGCGGCGCGGCACATTACCGCGATTTCCTCGCCGAGCACGTGCTGCCGATGATCGATGCACACTACCGCACCGATCCGGCGCGACGCGCCTATGCTGGCCATTCCTATGGCGGCCTGTTCGGTGCCTACGTGCTGACCACGCGTCCGGACATGTTCCGTACCTACATCCTGTCCAGCCCGTCGCTGTGGTTCGACAACCATCTTGTGCCGCGCCTGCAGGCCGAGGCCACGGCGCCTGCGCAGTCGACCACCGTGGTGCTGTCAGTCGGCAGCTTCGAGACGGTCAAGCCCGAACCGCGCTATTTCACCCGCAACGACATGCTGCGCCACAACGCCGAGTTCGCCGAGCAGCTGCGCGGCAGTGGGCGCTCGTTGAAGGTGGAGAACATGGTGATCGACGACGAGGACCACTTCACGGTGTACCCGGACATGATCACCCGCGCGTTGTTGAAGGTGTTCCCGGGTACCGGGCCGTACAGCAGCGGTTGA
- a CDS encoding alpha/beta hydrolase → MRLIVLSLLLSAVSAAPLMAAEPASPAAASPLVIGETFTIESQALGETRRINVYRPQPWGLDPKAPLPVLYMPDGGIGEDFLHVAGLVQVLTGNGSMRPFLLVGIENTERRRDMTGPSKDPQDQKIAPRIGGSEAYRSFLRDELIPQVRQRYPTTDERALIGESLAGLFVVETLLQEPTLFNSYIALDPSLWWNRGAMLAGATKQLPAVTRAKPQVFLASSGQPELAASTARLAALLQQASPSPLVKYLPLPEETHATIYHPAALQALRTLFPAPPPASP, encoded by the coding sequence ATGCGCTTGATCGTGCTGTCGCTGTTGTTGTCCGCTGTCTCCGCCGCGCCGCTGATGGCCGCCGAACCCGCGTCGCCCGCTGCCGCCTCGCCACTGGTGATCGGCGAGACCTTCACCATCGAGTCGCAGGCGCTGGGCGAGACCCGCCGTATCAATGTCTACCGTCCGCAGCCCTGGGGTCTGGATCCGAAGGCGCCGTTGCCGGTGCTGTACATGCCCGACGGCGGCATCGGCGAGGACTTCCTGCATGTGGCCGGGCTGGTGCAGGTACTGACCGGCAACGGCAGCATGCGCCCGTTCCTGCTGGTCGGCATCGAGAACACCGAGCGCCGCCGCGATATGACCGGCCCCAGCAAGGATCCGCAGGACCAGAAGATCGCGCCGCGCATCGGTGGCTCGGAGGCCTACCGCAGCTTCCTGCGCGATGAACTGATACCGCAGGTACGCCAGCGCTACCCGACCACCGACGAGCGCGCGCTGATCGGTGAATCGCTGGCCGGCCTGTTCGTGGTCGAGACGCTGCTGCAGGAGCCGACGCTGTTCAACAGCTACATCGCGCTGGACCCCAGCCTGTGGTGGAACCGTGGTGCAATGTTGGCCGGAGCGACCAAACAGCTGCCGGCGGTGACGCGTGCGAAGCCGCAGGTGTTCCTGGCCAGCAGCGGACAGCCGGAACTGGCCGCTTCCACTGCACGACTGGCCGCGCTGCTGCAGCAGGCTTCGCCGTCGCCGCTGGTGAAGTACCTGCCGCTGCCGGAGGAAACCCACGCCACGATCTACCACCCGGCCGCCCTGCAGGCGCTGCGCACGCTGTTCCCGGCGCCGCCGCCGGCCTCGCCCTGA